AGCCGGATGCGGGTACAGTGATATTAAACGGCACCGATATCCGAGATCTGAACCTGATCGCCTATCGCCAGCTGTTCGGATATGCACCGCAGGAGCCGGTTCTGTTTTCGGACACATTGAGAAACAACATTCTGTTCGGACGCAGGGCAGATGATTCCCGCTTGCATGAGCTGTTAAGACTGGTTCAGCTCGAGGATGATGTCCGTGAGTTTGTCCGGGGTTTGGATGAGCCGTTAGGGGAACGAGGCACCGGTCTGTCCGGCGGTCAGAAGGCGCGGGTGGCGCTGGCACGGGCGCTGCTCCTGCAGCCGGAGATAATCATCCTTGATGATGCCACTTCCGGGCTGGATGCGGATACCGAGCAGGAGTTCTTTGCCCGGCTCTTTAACGCACTGCCCGGCAGGACATTTATTATCGTTTCCCACCGGCTCAAGGTGCTTTCCGCCTGTGATTACATCTATGTCCTGGACCAGGGTGAAGTCAGCGAGCAGGGCACACCCGCCGAACTGTTGTCAAGGTCCGGTCTCTATTACCGGCTTTATGAGCGTCAGCTCCTCAGGGAGGAGCTGGAACAGCTTGACAGTTAGATTACCGCTTCAGATCCGGGTGTGCTGGAAAAACTCCTGTTTCAGCCGTTCCATCATTTCTACCCGGCGGTCATAGAGCCGGTGGAGCTTGCGCGGTTTGTGCCTTGCCAGCGCATAATGGGTAAAGAGCGGCAGTGCCACGGTTGCGTCCAGATAGCAGACGATCGCATCCGGCAGCCGGTTCGGATCCACCTTGCCCCAGGAGACCGCCTCGTGCGGGGTCGCACCGGAAAGTCCGCCAGTATCAGGCCGGGCATCGGTGAACTGGATGAAGTAGTCCTGACCGACATCGCGCAGCATCAGGATCTCCTGAATCTGAGGTTCGGTCTGGAGCATGAAGTTCTTCGGCGAACCGCCACCGACCAGTACGACTCCGGACTCGCCACCGGAACGCTTGGCATAGAGCACATAGGATGTGGTTTCATTGACATCAATTGACGGGTTGATGCGCAGTTTCAGCCCCTTGAGTTCCAGTCCGGCAATGTTCATTCCGATCGTTGAGTCACCGGGGGAACTGGTGTGGACCGGGACGCCATAGCGGTAGGCGGCGGCAAGGATCGATACATCCTTAAGCCCGTTTTTCTCCTCGTATTCGGCGGCGTACTTCCCGAGATAATGGTAGAATTCAGCGGTGCCCATCTCCTTCTGGAACTCGGGCTGGAGAAGGATTTTCCGCAGGATTTCGTCGGTGGCACAGAGACAGTCGGTGTAACCGAGGAAGATGTCGTAAATTCGGACAACATCATTCTTGCGCAGATCGGCATCATCAACTGCAGGGGAACCCGCGTAGAGTGGAAAGTTGAAGGCAAAGTGCAGGTCGTGATACATATTGGCACCGGTGGTAACAATCCAGTCAATAAATCCGGCTTTGATCAGGGGGACAATGCAGGAACAGCCGAGACCGGCAGGGGTAAGGGCACCGGCAAGCGACATGCCGATGATTGTCTTCGGTTTGAGCATCTTCTGGACAAACAGCTGGCATGCCTGACGGAGCCGGGCAGAGTTGTAGGCAAGAAAGGTTTCTTCAATCAGATAGACCGCTGACTCTTTGCCGGTGATACCTTCGGGCAGAATCCGCTTGCCGGAGAGATAGAGATGCTTGCGCGGGGTCCGGCGTTTCCGCAGCCAGTCCGGCAGTTCGCTGAGATCAGGACGGTAACGGTAATTTTTCTTCTTCATTTTTCACCTCCTATGGGACAAAAATGGTCTTTGCCGGCGGAATGCCGTTGAAGTGGGTTGCATGGGCAATGGAATAGGCACCGATATTCTGGGCATACACCAGATCCCCCAGCTCCAGCTCTGGCAGTTCCTCGGCGGTGGAGATGATGTCCAGCGAGTCACAGGTCGGTCCGGCAAGGGTGGTGAGCTGGGTCGGTCCCTGCTTCAGAGTTGCAAACTGATATTTGCAATGGTCAAAAACGGTGCCCGAAAGTGCGCCATACACACCATCATCAAGATAATACCAGTGCTTGTTATTGCGAATCGACTTGCCGATTACCGACATCAGCAGAAAGCCCGCTGGTCCGACAATCGCCCGTCCCGGCTCGGCGATCAGCCGGACATCATCCGGGAAAAGCCGGGCAAGTTCCATATTGAGTGCGGGGGCGATATCGGCAAACCAGTCCGGGTCGGTATCAAAATGGCGGATTGGAAATCCGCCGCCGATGTCCACCAGTTTCAGATTCAGACCCTTGTTTTCTGCCTCGGTCAGGATCATCCGGGTGAGCTCAAGGGCGTCAAGATAGTTATTACCCTGCAGACACTGGGAGCCGACATGGAAGGAGATACCAACCGGTTCCAGCCCGAGTTTTTTTGCCTTGAGCAGGAGGGGAATCGCATCCGCCGGTTCGGCACCAAATTTGAGTGAAAGCTCCACCACCGAGCCGACATTCGGCACTTTGATTCTGACCACCACCTGCGCCTGCGGTGCATGGCGGGCAATCTTGTTCAGCTCATATTCGGAGTCAAAGGTCATGAGCCGGACCCGGCGCCGGATCGCATATTTAATCGCCTCCGGCCGTTTGACCGTATTGGCAAAGATCACCCGTTTCGGATCCGCACCTGCCGCAAGTACCCATTCAATCTCCGGTTCAGACGCTACATCAAATCCGCATCCCTCCTGGGCAAGAGTTTTGATCACCTCGGGGTTCGGGTTTGCCTTGACCGCATAGAACGGCTCCACCCGGGGCAGGAGCTTGCGGAACTTTGCCAGCTGGGCTAAAAGCAGGGTGCGGCTGATGACAAACAGCGGGGTGCCGTGCTTTTTTGCGAGCCGGGGAAATGAGGCGCGCAGTTTCCTCAGATAGCCGTTCTGATTTTTGATATTTGTGTTCACGCCTCAATTATTGCCGGTCGGATTTGCGGGTCAAGATTAAACACCGGCCGGGATGAGCACCGCGGCGCCATTGATCCGGCTGTGCTTGACCGCCAGCAGGGCTTCGTTTGCCTGCTCAAGCGGAAAGGTGGTGACGGTGGTCTGAAGCGGAACTTCCTCTGCCAGCCGGAGCAGTTCAATCACATCCTGCCTGGTGCTGTTGGCAACCGAAACTAGCTGCCGTTCGTGGTAGATCAAACCATAGTCCAGCACCGGGATCGGGCTCATATGGATGCCGGCAAGGGCAAGGGTTGCGCCCCGCTCCAGCCAGGCAAGCGCCTTCGGCACCAGTTCGCCTGCCGGGGCAAAGATAACCCCGGCGTCCAGGGTAAAGGGCGGCTGTCCATCGGCACTGCCGACCCAGTCAGCGCCCAGTTCCCGGGCGTGCTGCTGATGAAGCGGACTGCGGGTAAAGACCGCAACCGGACAGCGCCAGTATTTCAGAATCTGCAGACAGATGTGGGCAGAGGCGCCAAAGCCCCACAGCCCGACCCGGTCGCCAGGCTGAATCTGCGCCCGCCTCAGGCTCCGGTAGCCGATCACACCGGCACAGAGCAGCGGTGCGAGATTTGGCACAGGGATTTTCCGGGGCAGGGGATAGCAGAAGCCGGCGCGGACGAGAGTAAACTCGGCATATCCACCATCGGTATGAAAACCGGTGAACCGGATGTTTTCACAGAGGTTCTCCCTGCCCTTACGGCAGTGTTGACAGGTTCTGCAGACACCGGCAAGCCAGGGGATGCCGACCAGTGTGCCGGGTGGTGGCTGGGACACATTCTCGCCCAGCTTGTCAACAATGCCGACAATCTCGTGTCCGACAATGAGCAGCAGGCGCGGGACCTTTATGTCACCCTCAATCTCATGGATATCGGTATGGCAGACACCGCAGGCAAGGACCCGGACCCGCAGTTCATCCGGACCGGGT
This is a stretch of genomic DNA from candidate division WOR-3 bacterium. It encodes these proteins:
- the speY gene encoding deoxyhypusine synthase; protein product: MKKKNYRYRPDLSELPDWLRKRRTPRKHLYLSGKRILPEGITGKESAVYLIEETFLAYNSARLRQACQLFVQKMLKPKTIIGMSLAGALTPAGLGCSCIVPLIKAGFIDWIVTTGANMYHDLHFAFNFPLYAGSPAVDDADLRKNDVVRIYDIFLGYTDCLCATDEILRKILLQPEFQKEMGTAEFYHYLGKYAAEYEEKNGLKDVSILAAAYRYGVPVHTSSPGDSTIGMNIAGLELKGLKLRINPSIDVNETTSYVLYAKRSGGESGVVLVGGGSPKNFMLQTEPQIQEILMLRDVGQDYFIQFTDARPDTGGLSGATPHEAVSWGKVDPNRLPDAIVCYLDATVALPLFTHYALARHKPRKLHRLYDRRVEMMERLKQEFFQHTRI
- a CDS encoding type III PLP-dependent enzyme, with the translated sequence MNTNIKNQNGYLRKLRASFPRLAKKHGTPLFVISRTLLLAQLAKFRKLLPRVEPFYAVKANPNPEVIKTLAQEGCGFDVASEPEIEWVLAAGADPKRVIFANTVKRPEAIKYAIRRRVRLMTFDSEYELNKIARHAPQAQVVVRIKVPNVGSVVELSLKFGAEPADAIPLLLKAKKLGLEPVGISFHVGSQCLQGNNYLDALELTRMILTEAENKGLNLKLVDIGGGFPIRHFDTDPDWFADIAPALNMELARLFPDDVRLIAEPGRAIVGPAGFLLMSVIGKSIRNNKHWYYLDDGVYGALSGTVFDHCKYQFATLKQGPTQLTTLAGPTCDSLDIISTAEELPELELGDLVYAQNIGAYSIAHATHFNGIPPAKTIFVP
- a CDS encoding zinc-dependent alcohol dehydrogenase family protein is translated as MVLRKIAPVETAPLEASELPVPEPGPDELRVRVLACGVCHTDIHEIEGDIKVPRLLLIVGHEIVGIVDKLGENVSQPPPGTLVGIPWLAGVCRTCQHCRKGRENLCENIRFTGFHTDGGYAEFTLVRAGFCYPLPRKIPVPNLAPLLCAGVIGYRSLRRAQIQPGDRVGLWGFGASAHICLQILKYWRCPVAVFTRSPLHQQHARELGADWVGSADGQPPFTLDAGVIFAPAGELVPKALAWLERGATLALAGIHMSPIPVLDYGLIYHERQLVSVANSTRQDVIELLRLAEEVPLQTTVTTFPLEQANEALLAVKHSRINGAAVLIPAGV